The following are encoded together in the Pedobacter steynii genome:
- a CDS encoding superoxide dismutase: protein MRLLKSFLPLNLLLLGTQVVSAQFKLPTLPYATNALEPAIDKQTMEIHYGKHHAAYVNNLNGALKTASAEGKSLAELLAQVSKYPAVIRNNAGGHFNHSLFWLIMTPKPKPVSAGFLKEINANFGSIEKFKAAFADSAAKRFGSGWAWLIVQNGKLKISTTANQDNPLMDVVAEKGKPILALDVWEHAYYLKYQNKRPDYINAWWTVVNWAEVERRFNEVKK from the coding sequence ATGAGATTATTAAAAAGCTTTTTGCCCCTTAATTTATTGTTGCTTGGCACGCAGGTGGTAAGCGCTCAATTTAAATTGCCGACACTTCCTTATGCAACCAACGCACTGGAACCTGCTATTGATAAGCAGACAATGGAAATTCACTACGGTAAACACCATGCTGCCTACGTAAACAACCTGAATGGTGCCTTAAAAACTGCTTCAGCTGAAGGAAAGTCATTGGCCGAACTGTTGGCACAGGTTTCCAAATACCCTGCTGTAATTAGAAATAATGCCGGTGGTCATTTTAACCACAGCCTCTTCTGGCTGATCATGACACCTAAACCAAAACCGGTTTCTGCCGGGTTTTTGAAGGAAATTAATGCCAATTTCGGATCAATAGAGAAATTTAAAGCTGCTTTTGCCGATTCAGCAGCCAAAAGGTTTGGATCAGGGTGGGCATGGCTGATTGTTCAGAATGGAAAACTGAAGATCAGTACGACAGCGAACCAGGACAATCCTTTAATGGACGTGGTAGCAGAGAAAGGGAAACCAATTCTGGCACTGGATGTCTGGGAGCATGCGTATTACCTGAAGTATCAGAATAAACGCCCGGATTATATCAATGCATGGTGGACAGTAGTCAACTGGGCAGAGGTAGAGAGAAGGTTTAATGAAGTTAAAAAGTAA
- a CDS encoding SusC/RagA family TonB-linked outer membrane protein: MKLKMTLKVFMLFSVCGGQMGMINAVNAQSVVQTTDRVTGKITDETGGGLPGVSVTVKGKGTAVSSDGSGNYSINISGKEILVFSFTGYTTKEVAVNGTTRVNVQLQVDQKVLEEIVVVGYGVQKKVTVTGSVASIKGDVLRQSPAANLSNAIAGRVPGVIASNRSGEPGNDFSTLLIRGKGTLNDNSPLIVIDGVANRGAFERINPDDVESISVLKDASAAIYGAQAANGVILITTKRGKTGKPVITYTGSYGLTQPTQLPKLVDAGQYATYINEVNDRLGQPHQYSDADVQKYKDGSDPLNFPNTDWYDAVLKDLSPQYRHAISLSGGNEKTDHFISGEYLNQDGIFHKSATNYKQYNLRSNIGSQVTNDLKVSLNVSGRLEDRHYSNYSSGSIFAEVLSAYPTLPAYYPNGLPGPGLAGGRNPVLMASGATGYNKTKDYSLISDASFHLKLPYVTEGLYLSGLAAFDFRFRNGKKLYDNWDAYRYNKTSNEYVNLRDTEGPINLNEDFRNYQLQTYNLKLGYERRFAAHLITAFVAFEQSENYDEGISAYRTGYLSSKIDQIFIGGDKDKNNGSVASQSARRNFFGRFTYGYKDRYLAEVILRHDGSFNFPKGKQWGTFPGISLGWRISEEDFFKQQVSFVNQLKIKASWGKLGNDKIAPYQNLQQYYLDGGFYFGPDSEKQQGLSAGVAPNPGVTWEVANNMNIGIESAFFNGELSINADYFISKRNRILIARNASVPSSTGLSGKLPVENIGKVDNRGLELELMYRHSINKDFSYQVGGNYTYTRNKVVFMDEAANVPEWQKIQGHSMDSWLVYKSTGIYKTQAEIDNSVHLAGTKPGDIGYEDINGDKKITSDDRVRIFETPTPSSVFALTAGFQYKGFGLDILLQGQGKARQLILPQQGNAITPPVWLFEDRWSVNNPEGTYPASFDRNDPVNNRYSDFWLRNAAFLRLKNVEISYTFPKTFISRLSLQNLRVFVNGSNLLVMSKIKDYDPELNAVTGSYYPQTRIMSAGINISL, translated from the coding sequence ATGAAATTAAAAATGACCCTTAAAGTATTCATGCTATTCTCTGTATGCGGGGGGCAGATGGGGATGATCAATGCCGTTAATGCCCAGTCTGTGGTGCAAACAACAGATCGGGTAACGGGGAAAATAACCGACGAAACAGGTGGGGGCCTGCCGGGAGTTTCGGTTACAGTTAAAGGCAAAGGAACTGCTGTTTCTTCAGATGGATCAGGCAATTACAGCATCAATATTTCCGGGAAGGAGATATTGGTTTTTTCATTTACCGGTTATACCACAAAGGAAGTAGCCGTAAATGGGACCACCAGAGTTAACGTACAATTGCAGGTGGATCAAAAAGTTTTGGAAGAGATTGTGGTGGTGGGCTATGGGGTTCAGAAGAAGGTAACGGTTACCGGGTCTGTAGCTTCAATAAAAGGGGACGTACTCAGACAAAGTCCGGCGGCGAATTTAAGTAATGCCATTGCAGGGCGTGTTCCCGGGGTAATTGCTTCCAATCGGTCCGGAGAGCCGGGCAATGATTTTTCTACTTTACTGATCCGTGGTAAGGGGACATTGAACGACAATAGTCCGCTGATCGTGATTGACGGAGTTGCCAATAGGGGCGCATTTGAAAGGATTAATCCCGATGATGTAGAAAGTATCAGTGTATTGAAAGATGCTTCCGCTGCTATATACGGTGCTCAGGCTGCAAATGGTGTTATTTTAATTACCACGAAACGGGGGAAAACCGGAAAGCCGGTCATTACTTATACCGGGAGTTATGGACTTACCCAACCTACACAATTGCCTAAACTGGTAGATGCCGGGCAGTATGCCACGTATATTAATGAGGTAAATGACCGTTTGGGACAACCTCATCAGTATTCTGATGCAGATGTGCAGAAGTATAAAGATGGCAGCGACCCTTTGAATTTTCCCAATACCGACTGGTACGATGCGGTATTGAAAGATTTGTCGCCACAATACCGCCATGCCATTAGTCTGAGCGGTGGAAACGAAAAAACAGATCATTTTATTTCCGGCGAGTATTTAAATCAGGATGGTATTTTTCATAAATCTGCCACCAATTACAAACAATATAACCTGCGCTCCAATATCGGTTCTCAGGTAACAAACGACCTGAAAGTATCTTTGAATGTTTCGGGAAGGCTCGAGGACAGGCATTATTCTAATTATAGCAGCGGGAGTATTTTTGCAGAGGTACTTTCCGCTTATCCTACTTTACCGGCCTATTATCCAAACGGGCTTCCCGGACCAGGACTTGCCGGTGGGCGCAATCCCGTGTTGATGGCTTCCGGAGCGACAGGGTATAACAAAACAAAGGATTATTCCCTGATTTCTGATGCCTCATTTCATCTTAAATTGCCTTATGTTACCGAAGGACTTTACCTTTCCGGACTTGCAGCCTTTGATTTCCGCTTTCGCAATGGAAAGAAACTGTATGACAACTGGGATGCCTATCGCTATAATAAAACCAGTAATGAATATGTGAACCTGCGGGATACGGAAGGGCCGATTAACCTCAATGAAGACTTCAGAAATTACCAGCTGCAAACTTATAACCTGAAATTAGGTTATGAAAGACGCTTTGCGGCCCACCTGATCACTGCATTTGTGGCTTTTGAACAAAGCGAAAACTATGATGAAGGAATCAGTGCCTACCGTACAGGGTACCTGAGCAGTAAGATCGATCAGATTTTTATTGGAGGGGATAAGGACAAGAACAATGGAAGTGTGGCCTCACAATCTGCACGCAGGAATTTCTTTGGCCGTTTTACGTATGGTTATAAGGATCGCTATCTGGCAGAGGTTATTTTACGCCATGATGGTTCGTTTAACTTTCCTAAGGGTAAACAATGGGGAACTTTTCCCGGTATCTCCCTGGGATGGAGAATTTCTGAAGAGGACTTCTTTAAGCAGCAGGTCAGCTTTGTAAACCAGTTGAAAATCAAGGCTTCATGGGGTAAGTTAGGGAATGATAAAATTGCGCCTTACCAGAATTTGCAACAATATTACCTGGATGGGGGATTCTATTTCGGCCCGGATAGCGAGAAACAACAGGGCTTGTCGGCAGGCGTGGCCCCAAATCCGGGAGTGACCTGGGAAGTGGCAAATAATATGAATATCGGGATAGAATCTGCTTTCTTTAACGGTGAGCTGAGCATCAATGCCGATTATTTTATTTCTAAACGTAACCGCATTCTGATTGCCCGCAATGCTTCTGTTCCTTCCAGCACCGGATTGAGTGGCAAGTTGCCCGTAGAAAATATTGGAAAAGTAGACAACAGGGGCCTGGAGCTGGAACTGATGTACAGGCACAGCATCAATAAGGATTTTTCTTACCAGGTTGGTGGGAACTATACCTATACCAGGAACAAGGTGGTATTCATGGACGAGGCAGCGAATGTTCCCGAATGGCAGAAAATTCAGGGACATTCCATGGATTCCTGGCTGGTATATAAGAGTACAGGGATTTATAAGACACAGGCAGAAATTGATAATTCTGTACATCTGGCTGGTACAAAACCTGGTGATATTGGCTATGAAGACATTAATGGAGATAAAAAAATCACTTCTGATGATCGGGTCCGCATATTTGAAACGCCAACTCCCAGCAGTGTTTTCGCATTGACTGCCGGTTTTCAGTATAAAGGATTTGGATTGGACATCCTTTTGCAGGGGCAGGGGAAAGCAAGGCAATTGATCCTGCCACAGCAGGGAAATGCCATTACTCCTCCGGTTTGGTTATTTGAAGACCGTTGGAGCGTAAATAACCCTGAGGGCACATATCCAGCTTCTTTTGACCGGAATGATCCGGTAAACAACAGGTATTCAGATTTCTGGCTTCGCAATGCTGCATTTTTAAGGCTCAAAAATGTAGAAATCTCTTACACCTTCCCGAAAACATTCATCTCCCGTTTAAGCCTGCAAAACCTACGTGTTTTTGTAAATGGAAGCAATCTGCTGGTGATGAGCAAAATTAAGGACTACGATCCTGAGCTCAATGCGGTGACCGGAAGCTATTACCCGCAAACCAGAATCATGAGTGCCGGAATCAATATTTCTCTTTAA
- a CDS encoding RagB/SusD family nutrient uptake outer membrane protein, which yields MKTISICFFSLLLLLNISSCKKGFLERKPLDTYSEQDVWTDLNLIQTFINSKYRALPHFYNWGAAVNGPGLSAASDEGYSKFNYESVFLWNKGEVNPDNLSMDSWSADYGFIRDCNSFFLKIAEVKGEEAIKNRMIGEMKFIRAWCYFNLISRYGGVPLITKVYQLSDPDFLTLRNSYDECMTFVIRELDDAIALLPDSYTGKDLGRITKGAVLALKSRALLYAASPLNNPSNNRAKWQAAADATKAMLDAPGFSLYQGADYKQLFLEKFNPEIILSYGMNGTDWESSLDVMIAPNGYHGWSVYAPSQNLVDDFEMKNGKMITDPASGYDPANPYQNRDPRFNATIIYNGTPFKGRNAEYFKGGLDSPQSPVENWNASLTGYNWRKYADESHDMDATGSTQNWVIFRLAEIYLNYAEAQYELGNEAEARNYLNLVRSRSSVNMPPVTAGSTALLQAIRHEREIELCFEGHRFYDVRRWKIAMVTENKPLRGVNITKNANGSLSYDYFNLQPRKFLEANYLFPIPAYEMQKNTLLIQNPGY from the coding sequence ATGAAAACTATATCTATATGCTTTTTCAGCCTGCTGCTTTTGTTGAACATCAGCTCCTGCAAAAAGGGGTTTCTGGAAAGAAAACCGCTGGATACCTATTCAGAGCAGGATGTCTGGACAGATCTGAACCTGATACAGACCTTTATCAATTCTAAATACCGCGCTTTGCCACATTTTTATAACTGGGGCGCTGCAGTGAACGGGCCGGGATTGTCTGCTGCCTCTGATGAAGGTTATTCCAAATTTAATTATGAAAGTGTCTTTTTATGGAATAAAGGAGAAGTAAACCCGGATAACCTTTCTATGGACAGCTGGTCGGCCGACTATGGCTTTATCAGGGATTGCAATTCTTTTTTTCTGAAGATCGCGGAAGTAAAAGGGGAGGAGGCGATAAAGAACAGGATGATCGGGGAAATGAAGTTTATCAGGGCATGGTGCTACTTTAACCTTATTTCCCGCTATGGCGGCGTACCCCTGATTACAAAAGTCTACCAGCTTTCTGATCCTGATTTTTTAACCTTAAGAAACTCCTACGACGAATGCATGACCTTTGTGATCAGGGAGCTGGACGATGCCATTGCCTTATTACCTGATAGTTATACCGGGAAAGACCTGGGAAGGATCACCAAAGGAGCGGTGCTGGCCTTGAAATCCAGGGCTTTGTTATATGCGGCAAGTCCTTTGAATAACCCATCCAACAACAGGGCCAAATGGCAGGCCGCAGCAGATGCCACCAAAGCCATGCTGGATGCGCCGGGATTTTCCCTTTACCAGGGCGCAGACTACAAGCAGCTGTTTCTGGAGAAGTTTAATCCCGAAATCATCCTGTCTTATGGGATGAACGGAACCGATTGGGAATCTTCTCTGGATGTGATGATTGCGCCAAATGGATACCATGGCTGGTCGGTGTACGCCCCTTCTCAGAACCTGGTAGATGATTTCGAAATGAAAAATGGAAAGATGATCACTGATCCGGCTTCCGGATACGATCCCGCGAATCCTTATCAAAACAGGGATCCGCGTTTCAATGCCACCATTATTTATAATGGAACACCGTTTAAAGGCAGGAATGCGGAATATTTTAAGGGTGGGCTTGATAGCCCGCAGAGTCCTGTAGAAAACTGGAATGCCAGTCTGACGGGCTATAACTGGCGTAAATACGCAGATGAATCCCATGATATGGATGCTACAGGAAGTACACAGAACTGGGTGATTTTTCGTCTGGCAGAAATCTATTTGAATTATGCCGAAGCCCAGTATGAACTGGGAAATGAAGCCGAGGCAAGAAATTACCTGAACCTCGTTCGCAGTAGGTCGTCTGTAAATATGCCTCCTGTTACTGCAGGGTCAACTGCTCTTTTGCAGGCCATCAGGCATGAACGTGAAATCGAACTGTGCTTCGAAGGTCATCGTTTTTATGATGTACGCAGGTGGAAAATTGCAATGGTTACCGAGAATAAACCACTTCGGGGAGTAAACATTACTAAAAATGCTAACGGCTCCCTGAGCTATGATTATTTCAATCTGCAGCCAAGGAAATTCCTGGAAGCCAATTATTTATTTCCTATTCCTGCTTATGAAATGCAAAAGAATACATTACTGATCCAGAACCCCGGATATTAA
- a CDS encoding substrate-binding domain-containing protein, giving the protein MRNVFEKIQELEVIPGYSKHEQLVQGFINSIDEKILVKGDQLPSVNIMIRETGFARETIVKGYKELIERGIIESKRGMGYYISNTDTGQPLKLALVLYAFDSIQETFYNAFRDLLLPDIQIDVFFHHQNIDTFGSIINNISGKYGMYVVTPMPHPRTAEILKVLPLNKFLMIDRFEPMQGDFSYLTQEFEASSYRVFVELLDTIRNFDEMIFFSRPNSDLPVEIMKAFKRFVKDYNIKFQVKKEYVPGALEKGKVYFVCNDRQLWTMLKDCEAQGFKLGQDVGILAQDDDPIKEIIFGGITTYSTDFQLMAEKAAAFVLSQEKIQEVIPTVLKRRTSL; this is encoded by the coding sequence ATGAGGAATGTTTTTGAGAAAATACAAGAACTGGAAGTGATTCCGGGTTATTCTAAACACGAGCAACTGGTTCAGGGCTTTATTAACTCAATTGATGAAAAGATTCTGGTGAAAGGCGACCAGCTTCCTTCTGTAAATATCATGATCAGAGAAACCGGATTTGCCCGGGAAACCATCGTAAAAGGATATAAAGAGCTGATTGAACGGGGCATTATTGAGTCCAAAAGAGGCATGGGTTATTATATCTCCAATACTGATACCGGACAGCCGCTAAAGCTGGCCCTGGTTTTATATGCCTTCGATTCAATTCAGGAAACCTTTTATAATGCTTTCAGAGATCTTTTGCTGCCGGATATTCAGATCGACGTATTTTTTCACCATCAGAATATTGACACTTTCGGGAGCATCATCAACAACATCAGCGGAAAGTATGGCATGTATGTCGTTACACCAATGCCCCATCCCAGAACTGCAGAAATCCTGAAAGTTCTCCCGCTGAATAAATTCCTGATGATTGACCGTTTTGAGCCGATGCAGGGGGATTTTTCCTACCTCACTCAGGAATTTGAAGCATCCAGTTATCGTGTGTTTGTGGAGTTATTGGATACCATCAGGAATTTTGACGAGATGATTTTCTTTTCCAGACCTAATTCAGACCTGCCTGTTGAAATCATGAAAGCATTCAAAAGATTCGTAAAAGACTATAATATCAAATTTCAGGTAAAAAAGGAATATGTTCCCGGTGCTCTGGAAAAAGGAAAAGTCTATTTTGTGTGTAATGACAGGCAGCTTTGGACGATGTTAAAAGATTGTGAAGCACAAGGTTTCAAGCTTGGTCAGGACGTTGGTATTCTGGCTCAGGATGATGATCCCATAAAGGAAATCATCTTTGGTGGCATCACTACGTATTCTACAGATTTCCAGTTGATGGCAGAGAAAGCAGCAGCGTTTGTACTCAGCCAGGAAAAAATACAGGAAGTGATTCCCACGGTTTTGAAAAGACGTACTTCTCTTTAA
- a CDS encoding TonB-dependent receptor gives MRKLLPTLLFFLLFSSSIFAQQTSSIKGRITTADGRVASNISVKLKGTSLGGITTEDGEYQIRKVPVGEYTIVVSGVGLFTKEKEVTVTGKSSVIADFSLKENLSQLDDVQISGRKKKFKVDKVSPSLRLQTPLLELPQNIRVVTSQVMADQMAFDIVDGVTRNVSGAIRVGHWDAQYANIFMRGTSIPAFRNGMNMKTPWGPLADDAATIDRIEFVKGPAGFMMANGEPGGMYNIVTKKPTGQNNSSVSVSAGGYNLARAAVDLDTKLSSDGKLLFRLNVAGQTKGSFNKYNYNDKYVVAPVISYQIDSNTKITAEYTHQHVEAQALGNYSFSKKGFGDVPPSFFLGDPSLNPAKLNDHNLTLYLNHKLNKDWTFNAQLAYLNYSLEGGSVWLSSLDDAGNMRRYYNIGDELAINKNAQFSLQGELKTGQVVHRILGGLDMGNLKTWGDFSSSGTPDLQLANNAPFNIYNPVYGIPTANIPVFDRSKSIQVRSGSNVYATNLTYTGIYLQDELRFLEEKLRLTLAGRFTHTVTVGKTNATQLSDNVFSPRVGLSYSITKDLSVYSLYDQSFLPQSGADKEGNVFKPVRGNNIEIGFKKDWFDGKWNTSITAFKITKKNVLTQDPRYPNDPANWRVQLGEIQSKGLEFDVVGEVVEGLNVTLNYAYTDPKVTKDESVIKNLKGTYIANAAKHITNGWLSYSFKKQGALLNGFGLSGGYQFQFERVAGSGFTKSNLPDYLRFDAGLSYAKGKFSLSAVVNNLFDRKLFTQGTAPANASGYYTWIYEMPRNARITALYKFK, from the coding sequence ATGCGAAAACTCTTACCTACTCTTTTATTTTTCCTTCTATTCAGCTCCAGTATTTTTGCGCAGCAAACCAGCAGCATTAAAGGACGGATCACTACGGCAGATGGTCGTGTGGCCAGTAACATCTCCGTAAAATTGAAAGGAACCTCGCTGGGAGGGATCACTACTGAAGACGGTGAATATCAGATCCGAAAAGTCCCTGTAGGGGAATATACCATTGTCGTTTCCGGAGTTGGGCTTTTTACCAAAGAAAAAGAAGTCACCGTAACCGGTAAATCCAGTGTTATTGCCGATTTCTCTTTGAAAGAGAACCTGTCTCAGCTGGATGATGTTCAGATATCAGGTCGTAAAAAGAAGTTTAAAGTGGATAAAGTATCTCCTTCATTACGTCTGCAGACCCCATTATTGGAATTACCGCAGAACATTCGCGTGGTCACCAGCCAGGTCATGGCCGATCAGATGGCTTTTGATATTGTGGATGGGGTAACCAGAAATGTAAGCGGTGCGATCAGGGTAGGCCACTGGGATGCTCAGTATGCCAATATCTTTATGCGTGGTACCAGCATTCCTGCGTTTCGGAATGGCATGAATATGAAAACACCCTGGGGACCTCTTGCAGACGATGCAGCTACGATAGACCGTATAGAGTTTGTAAAAGGACCTGCCGGATTTATGATGGCCAATGGCGAACCGGGAGGGATGTATAACATTGTAACCAAGAAGCCTACCGGTCAGAACAACAGTTCAGTGAGTGTGAGCGCCGGCGGTTATAACCTTGCCCGTGCTGCGGTAGACCTGGATACTAAACTCAGCTCAGATGGTAAACTGTTATTCCGTCTGAATGTAGCCGGACAAACAAAAGGCAGTTTTAACAAATACAATTACAATGATAAATATGTGGTTGCACCGGTAATCAGTTACCAGATAGACAGCAACACTAAAATTACAGCCGAATATACCCATCAGCATGTGGAAGCACAGGCACTGGGAAACTACAGCTTTTCTAAAAAAGGGTTTGGTGACGTTCCCCCAAGCTTTTTCCTGGGCGATCCCTCATTGAATCCGGCCAAGCTGAACGACCATAACCTTACTTTATATCTGAACCATAAGCTCAATAAAGACTGGACGTTCAATGCCCAGCTGGCTTACCTGAATTACTCCCTGGAGGGTGGTTCGGTATGGCTTTCTTCTTTGGACGATGCCGGCAATATGAGAAGGTATTACAATATTGGAGATGAACTGGCGATCAATAAGAACGCGCAGTTCAGTTTACAGGGAGAATTGAAAACCGGACAGGTGGTTCACCGGATCCTGGGTGGTTTAGATATGGGTAACTTAAAGACCTGGGGAGATTTCTCCAGTTCAGGAACACCTGATCTTCAGCTGGCCAATAATGCTCCTTTTAATATTTATAACCCGGTTTACGGCATTCCTACGGCAAACATCCCTGTATTTGACCGGTCAAAAAGCATACAGGTACGTTCCGGATCCAATGTATATGCAACCAACCTGACGTATACCGGAATTTACCTGCAGGATGAACTTCGTTTCCTGGAAGAAAAACTGAGGTTAACCCTGGCCGGACGCTTTACCCATACGGTAACGGTTGGAAAGACCAATGCCACGCAGCTATCAGATAATGTATTTTCTCCAAGAGTAGGATTAAGTTATTCCATTACCAAAGACCTGTCTGTATATTCTTTATACGACCAGAGCTTTTTGCCTCAGTCTGGCGCAGATAAGGAAGGAAATGTATTTAAGCCGGTAAGGGGAAACAACATCGAGATCGGTTTCAAAAAAGACTGGTTTGACGGAAAATGGAATACCTCTATTACGGCCTTCAAAATCACCAAGAAGAACGTGCTGACCCAGGATCCGAGATATCCTAACGATCCGGCTAACTGGAGGGTGCAACTGGGAGAAATTCAATCAAAAGGACTGGAATTTGATGTGGTCGGAGAAGTTGTGGAAGGACTAAATGTGACCTTGAATTATGCCTATACCGATCCAAAGGTAACCAAAGACGAGTCGGTGATCAAAAACCTTAAAGGGACTTATATTGCCAATGCGGCTAAGCATATTACCAATGGCTGGTTGTCTTACAGCTTTAAAAAACAGGGTGCTCTTTTAAATGGTTTTGGCCTGAGTGGCGGATATCAGTTTCAGTTTGAGCGTGTTGCGGGATCAGGTTTTACCAAATCAAACCTTCCTGATTACCTGCGCTTTGATGCCGGTCTTTCCTATGCAAAAGGGAAGTTTAGCCTGTCTGCGGTAGTGAATAACCTGTTCGACCGCAAGTTGTTTACCCAGGGAACTGCTCCTGCAAATGCTTCCGGATACTATACCTGGATTTATGAAATGCCTAGAAATGCAAGGATAACAGCGCTTTACAAGTTTAAATAA
- a CDS encoding PepSY-associated TM helix domain-containing protein yields MNFKKINAFLHLWLGLGSGLIVFIVSITGCIYVFEKEIRSLYEPWQYVKPQQEAFLLPTQLAGLAGPNMGGVKPNSIRYGQKDEAVTVSNFNRKKGTSVVVFMNPYNGKVIHTEKKNRKSNSDFFRFILNGHRALWLPYPIGRPIVGAAVLIFVLLLLSGIILWWPKKWIRSIRDKSFKIKWNASFKRKNYDLHNVLGFYTFLFLLIISLTGLVYSYKWYSKSLYWLSSGGKSMKEFKRAVSDTTATGTFKPGDIDQLYHSIVAADKTENILVSLPEKPSDAIGFVVYLKARTLYKTNRYSFDQLSLKPITDGSPFSGKYADASAADKLRRMNYDLHIGAIFGIPTKILAFLASLISASLPITGFIIWYGRKFKKKKKGGKPSIPGAKKTVVPVPQKIKRVEEELVL; encoded by the coding sequence ATGAATTTTAAAAAGATCAATGCTTTTTTACATTTATGGCTCGGACTTGGTTCGGGCCTGATTGTATTTATAGTCAGCATAACGGGTTGTATTTACGTATTTGAAAAGGAAATCAGAAGTTTATATGAGCCCTGGCAATATGTAAAACCTCAGCAAGAGGCTTTCCTGCTTCCTACACAACTGGCCGGTCTGGCCGGGCCGAACATGGGAGGAGTGAAGCCTAATTCCATCCGGTACGGGCAAAAAGACGAGGCCGTTACGGTCAGCAATTTTAACCGGAAAAAGGGCACAAGTGTCGTTGTTTTTATGAATCCCTATAACGGAAAAGTAATCCATACGGAAAAGAAAAACAGGAAGAGCAACTCTGATTTCTTCCGCTTCATTCTGAACGGACACCGGGCACTATGGCTTCCTTATCCTATTGGAAGGCCTATTGTAGGCGCTGCTGTACTGATTTTTGTCCTCTTACTCCTTTCCGGAATCATTTTATGGTGGCCAAAGAAATGGATCAGGTCTATCCGGGATAAAAGCTTTAAAATCAAGTGGAATGCCAGCTTTAAGCGTAAAAATTACGACCTGCACAATGTGCTGGGCTTTTATACCTTTCTCTTTTTACTGATCATTTCCTTAACAGGACTGGTTTACAGCTATAAGTGGTATAGTAAATCTTTATACTGGTTAAGCTCCGGAGGTAAATCCATGAAGGAATTTAAACGGGCAGTATCGGATACCACTGCAACAGGAACCTTTAAACCAGGCGATATTGACCAGCTTTACCATAGTATTGTTGCTGCCGATAAAACAGAAAACATATTGGTATCACTGCCGGAAAAGCCATCTGATGCCATAGGATTTGTTGTTTACCTGAAAGCACGGACATTGTATAAAACCAACCGTTATAGCTTTGATCAGCTGAGCCTTAAGCCCATCACAGATGGTTCTCCTTTTTCAGGGAAATATGCCGATGCCAGTGCTGCCGACAAGCTCAGACGGATGAACTATGACCTCCATATCGGTGCGATATTTGGGATCCCAACTAAGATTCTTGCTTTTCTGGCCAGTTTGATTTCAGCAAGTTTACCCATTACTGGATTTATCATCTGGTATGGCCGAAAATTCAAAAAGAAGAAAAAAGGCGGGAAGCCATCCATACCGGGAGCAAAGAAAACTGTTGTTCCTGTCCCGCAGAAAATAAAACGGGTAGAGGAGGAGCTCGTCCTTTAA
- a CDS encoding S1 RNA-binding domain-containing protein: MIEIGRYNDLRIINKTENGLILTEGENEVLLPYVDVPKNIEIGDNINVFVYMGKEGRLIGTTKKPLACVGDFAYLTVVDDSEDGAFMDLGLDKDIYVPQREQKRPMFKGDSHVVYVYLDGSNDRMVASSRLTNYVEDQDIDLEEGDEVSLLIVDRSDLGYNAIVDNKYIGLLYTNELFDQLNPGEIRKGWIKKIRVEGKIDLSLQPMGYGHILENKDVILDELKECGGIIYLGDKSSPDAIYERFKISKSAFKKVIGGLYKDRLITVSDHEIKLFVDNEAE; the protein is encoded by the coding sequence ATGATAGAAATAGGAAGATATAACGATCTGCGAATTATAAATAAAACTGAAAACGGCCTGATCCTTACCGAAGGTGAAAACGAAGTGCTGCTACCTTATGTCGATGTCCCTAAAAACATCGAAATCGGGGATAACATTAACGTTTTCGTATATATGGGTAAAGAGGGCAGACTCATCGGAACCACCAAAAAGCCTTTGGCCTGTGTAGGAGATTTTGCCTACCTGACGGTAGTTGACGATAGCGAAGACGGTGCTTTTATGGATCTTGGCCTGGATAAAGACATCTATGTTCCTCAGCGTGAACAGAAACGCCCGATGTTTAAAGGAGACAGCCATGTCGTTTATGTGTATCTGGACGGAAGCAATGACCGTATGGTTGCTTCTTCCCGTTTAACCAATTATGTAGAAGATCAGGATATCGATCTGGAAGAGGGTGATGAGGTGAGTTTATTGATTGTAGACCGCTCTGATCTGGGTTACAATGCCATTGTAGACAATAAATATATCGGTCTTTTATATACCAATGAGCTATTTGACCAGCTTAATCCGGGAGAAATCAGAAAAGGATGGATTAAAAAAATCCGCGTAGAGGGCAAAATCGATTTGAGTCTTCAACCAATGGGTTATGGCCACATTCTCGAAAATAAAGATGTCATCCTGGATGAATTAAAGGAATGCGGAGGGATCATCTATCTTGGTGACAAAAGCTCTCCTGATGCCATTTATGAGCGTTTTAAGATCAGTAAAAGTGCTTTTAAAAAGGTTATTGGCGGACTATACAAAGATCGCTTAATCACGGTTTCGGATCATGAGATCAAGTTATTTGTGGACAACGAAGCGGAATAA